In Porites lutea chromosome 9, jaPorLute2.1, whole genome shotgun sequence, a single window of DNA contains:
- the LOC140947442 gene encoding endosomal/lysosomal proton channel TMEM175-like: MSTTDNIDLSELKRLQCFNDAVFAIVATILVLPIRKLEENAKENVSLADQLGDRWPQLVIYLVGFLVICAVWESHVLRFRILSRVDDVLVWFNLASLLFTSFLPFTCALEGMFTNKYLPMMLICGNLLTLEILEVVMIVYAFHHPQLLDEEFEELTQPEIRQRMKLMLVKKAVNPVLYVLAGVISIAQIQLALVVVAIVIFSPCINRFVGVVYRRVSRIPLTGSEFDRMFGNFVDKERVEFFSDGLFAIVSTLLILDITAEDFPKKGDVESVGIQKTLLHMKSEIFTYGATFVVVALLWFTHHSLFHRIERLNQVMLVCNNISLAFVGLSPLINVTLNRYAGHGKTDSRLAVQSGAIIVFGASIFQAIVFIIALLKGPNFLQSRADPHVSSRAHTYLALKLSVIPLMTFLVYISATVCPSASLSDDVYHIVAGLTPVIFIVLKIVFSCCRRCCRLSLCDVQQEPSHYSSEFYDIIEVD, translated from the coding sequence ATGTCCACAACGGATAACATAGATCTTTCTGAACTGAAACGTCTTCAATGCTTTAACGACGCTGTATTCGCTATTGTCGCGACCATCCTAGTTTTACCGATAAGAAAGCTCGAGGAGAACGCAAAGGAAAACGTTAGTCTTGCGGATCAGCTCGGTGATCGATGGCCCCAGCTTGTGATATATTTGGTTGGATTTCTCGTGATTTGTGCTGTGTGGGAATCGCATGTCCTTCGCTTTCGAATCTTGTCCCGAGTCGATGACGTTCTCGTCTGGTTCAACCTCGCATCGCTGCTGTTTACCTCATTTCTACCGTTCACATGCGCTCTGGAGGGTATGTTCACCAACAAGTACCTTCCGATGATGCTTATCTGCGGGAACTTGCTCACCCTTGAGATTCTAGAAGTCGTTATGATCGTATATGCTTTTCACCATCCGCAACTCTTGGACGAAGAATTTGAGGAGCTCACGCAACCCGAAATCAGACAAAGAATGAAACTAATGCTGGTGAAGAAAGCTGTAAATCCCGTTTTGTATGTTTTAGCCGGAGTGATCAGCATTGCCCAGATACAACTTGCTTTAGTCGTGGTGGCAATAGTCATATTCTCGCCTTGCATTAACCGCTTCGTGGGTGTTGTTTATCGGAGGGTTTCGCGCATCCCCCTGACCGGATCCGAGTTCGACCGAATGTTCGGAAACTTCGTAGATAAAGAGAGAGTGGAATTTTTCAGCGATGGTCTGTTCGCGATCGTATCTACGCTGCTCATACTGGATATCACAGCGGAAGATTTTCCGAAGAAAGGAGACGTCGAAAGCGTTGGTATCCAGAAAACATTGTTGCACATGAAGTCGGAGATCTTCACTTATGGGGCTACCTTCGTGGTTGTCGCGCTTTTGTGGTTCACGCACCACTCGCTCTTCCACCGCATCGAGAGGCTGAACCAAGTGATGCTGGTCTGCAATAACATCTCATTGGCATTCGTGGGTTTGTCGCCATTAATTAACGTGACACTGAATCGTTATGCAGGGCACGGCAAGACTGACAGCCGACTTGCTGTCCAATCGGGAGCGATTATCGTTTTTGGTGCCAGTATTTTTCAAGCAATTGTTTTTATTATCGCTTTACTGAAAGGTCCTAACTTTCTCCAGTCCCGCGCGGATCCTCACGTGTCGTCTCGCGCACACACGTACCTCGCACTGAAGCTCAGTGTCATTCCACTCATGACCTTCCTCGTATACATATCAGCCACGGTGTGTCCAAGCGCCTCGTTATCAGATGACGTGTATCACATTGTCGCTGGACTCACTCCTGTTATATTCATCGTGCTGAAGATCGTCTTCTCATGTTGCCGGCGCTGTTGTCGGCTGTCGCTTTGCGATGTGCAGCAAGAACCTAGCCATTATTCATCAGAATTTTACGACATCATCGAAGTTGATTAA